One Phaseolus vulgaris cultivar G19833 chromosome 2, P. vulgaris v2.0, whole genome shotgun sequence DNA window includes the following coding sequences:
- the LOC137810239 gene encoding tubby-like F-box protein 5, translating into MSLKSIVRELKEMRDGIGSMSRRGVESRRWNGRTKSHVAPEITLTSLEPIQQGQWANLPPELILDIISRVEESETSWPARAVVVHCGSVCKSWRDVTKEIAKTPEQCGRITFPISLKQPGPRDSPIQCFIRRNRETSTYLLYIGLVPSENETDKLLLAAKKVRRATGTDFVVSLVADDFSRSSNTYVGKLRSNFLGTKFTIYDSQPPEGAAIQQDTQSSRRFHSKQVSPRVSAFNHVVSTIAYELNVLRARGPRRMHCTMNSISISAIQEGGTAPTPTSFPQIIDKPFSPSPVLKGKGPSTDLNDVNLPKIPVPSQGSAEPMVLKNKAPRWHEQLQCWCLNFKGRVTVASVKNFQLVAAVDPSHNVSAAEQEKVILQFGKIGKDIFTMDYRYPLSAFQAFAICLSSFDTKPACE; encoded by the exons ATGTCGTTGAAAAGCATAGTAAGAGAACTAAAGGAGATGAGAGATGGGATTGGAAGCATGTCTAGGCGAGGTGTGGAGAGCAGGCGTTGGAATGGTCGGACAAAGTCACATGTTGCTCCAGAAATCACTTTAACTTCACTTGAACCTATTCAGCAAGGGCAGTGGGCGAATTTACCCCCTGAATTGATTCTGGACATAATAAGTAGAGTGGAAGAGAGTGAGACTAGCTGGCCTGCACGTGCCGTAGTTGTTCATTGTGGTTCTGTTTGTAAATCGTGGAGGGATGTTACGAAAGAAATTGCCAAGACTCCTGAACAATGTGGAAGGATCACATTTCCTATTTCGTTGAAACAG CCCGGCCCTCGTGACTCTCCAATACAGTGCTTTATCAGGAGGAACCGAGAAACTTCTACATATCTATTGTACATTGGCCTGGTACCAT CGGAGAATGAGACTGATAAGTTGCTACTAGCTGCCAAAAAGGTAAGAAGGGCAACAGGCACAGACTTTGTTGTGTCTTTGGTTGCAGATGATTTTTCTCGGTCCAGCAACACATATGTTGGAAAACTCAG GTCTAATTTTTTGGGTACCAAGTTCACTATTTATGACAGCCAACCACCAGAAGGAGCTGCAATTCAACAAGATACTCAGTCTAGTAGGAGATTTCATTCTAAGCAGGTATCTCCTAGAGTTTCAGCATTTAACCATGTTGTTAGCACCATTGCATATGAGTTGAATGTTCTCCGTGCAAGAGGGCCAAGGAGAATGCACTGCACCATGAACTCCATATCTATCTCAGCTATTCAGGAAGGGGGCACTGCTCCAACACCTACATCTTTCCCTCAAATCATTGACAAGCCTTTTTCTCCCTCACCAGTACTAAAAGGAAAAGGTCCAAGTACAGATTTAAATGATGTAAACCTCCCTAAGATACCAGTACCTAGCCAAGGCTCAGCTGAGCCCATGGTACTAAAAAACAAGGCTCCTAGATGGCACGAGCAACTGCAATGCTGGTGCCTAAACTTCAAGGGTCGTGTCACAGTGGCTTCTGTTAAAAACTTTCAACTTGTGGCAGCTGTCGATCCTTCCCATAATGTTTCTGCTGCAGAACAAGAAAAAGTAATCTTGCAGTTTGGAAAGATTGGAAAAGACATATTTACCATGGATTACCGTTATCCGCTCTCTGCCTTCCAAGCCTTTG
- the LOC137810240 gene encoding laccase-11-like encodes MCPHFFATNIYLINSESQAYTKLNSCLRRAEKMAAGMDFSSHRSLLIIIFGFLGLFSFTVEAATKKYQFDIQVKNVSRLCHAKPIVTVNGRFPGPTIYVREGDRVQVNVTNHAKYNMSIHWHGIKQYRNGWADGPAYITQCPIQTGSSYTYDFNVTGQRGTLWWHAHILWLRATVYGAIVIMPKPGTPFPFPQPAREFEILLGEWWHNDVEAVETQGNQMGLPPNMSDAHTINGKPGPLFPCSEKHTYAMEVEQGKSYLLRIINAALDDELFFAIAGHNMTVVEVDAVYTKPFTTQTIIIAPGQTTNVLVKANQVAGRYFMATRTFMDAPIPVDNKSATAIFQYKGIPNTVLPFPPSLPAANDTPFALSYNNKIRSLNSPQYPANVPLEVDRNLFYTIGLAQNSCPTCVNGTRLLASLNNVSFVMPQTALLQAHYFNIKGVYRTDFPDKPSTTFNYTGAPLTANLGTSTGTRISKVPFNSTVELVLQDTNLLTVESHPFHLHGYNFFVVGTGIGNFDPSKDPAKYNLVDPIERNTVGVPTGGWTAIRFRADNPGVWFMHCHLELHTGWGLKTAFLVEDGPGQEQSVVPPPKDLPTC; translated from the exons ATGTGTCCACATTTCTTCGCCACCAATATATATCTCATCAACAGTGAATCACAGGCATATACTAAACTGAATAGCTGTCTAAGAAGAGCAGAAAAAATGGCTGCTGGCATGGACTTCAGCAGTCACAGATCTTTGTTAATAATTATTTTCGGATTTCTTGGCTTATTCTCCTTCACAGTTGAAGCAGCCACAAAGAAATACCAATTTGAT ATTCAAGTAAAGAATGTGAGTAGACTATGTCATGCAAAACCCATTGTAACAGTAAATGGGAGGTTCCCAGGGCCAACGATTTATGTTAGAGAAGGAGATAGAGTGCAAGTCAACGTAACCAACCATGCAAAATATAACATGTCAATTCACTG GCATGGAATTAAACAATATCGCAATGGTTGGGCTGATGGGCCAGCTTACATCACACAATGTCCAATTCAAACTGGTAGCAGCTACACTTATGATTTCAACGTCACAGGGCAAAGAGGAACATTGTGGTGGCATGCTCATATTCTTTGGTTGAGGGCCACAGTGTATGGTGCTATTGTTATCATGCCTAAACCAGGGACCCCATTTCCTTTCCCACAGCCAGCTAGAGAATTTGAAATTTTGCTAG GAGAATGGTGGCACAATGACGTGGAAGCTGTTGAAACGCAAGGGAACCAAATGGGCTTGCCACCAAATATGTCAGATGCACATACAATCAATGGAAAGCCAGGACCGCTCTTTCCTTGCTCAGAGAAAC ATACATATGCAATGGAGGTTGAACAAGGGAAGAGTTACCTACTGAGAATCATCAACGCTGCCCTGGATGACGAGCTTTTCTTTGCCATTGCGGGTCACAACATGACAGTGGTGGAGGTTGATGCTGTTTACACAAAACCATTCACCACTCAAACCATTATCATTGCACCTGGTCAAACCACAAATGTTCTAGTCAAGGCCAACCAAGTAGCAGGAAGATACTTCATGGCTACAAGGACCTTTATGGATGCACCGATCCCAGTTGACAACAAATCCGCCACAGCAATATTCCAATACAAAGGCATTCCAAACACTGTCCTCCCTTTTCCTCCTTCTCTTCCTGCTGCCAATGACACACCTTTTGCTTTGAgttacaacaacaaaataagAAGCCTAAACTCTCCTCAGTACCCCGCTAATGTTCCACTCGAAGTTGATCGAAACCTCTTTTACACCATCGGTTTGGCCCAGAATTCTTGCCCTACATGTGTCAATGGAACGCGGCTTCTTGCTTCCTTAAACAATGTCTCTTTTGTCATGCCCCAAACCGCGCTTCTCCAAGCTCACTACTTCAATATCAAGGGGGTTTACAGAACTGATTTTCCTGATAAGCCTTCAACTACTTTTAACTACACGGGTGCACCATTAACGGCTAATCTTGGTACCTCAACGGGCACAAGAATTAGCAAGGTTCCCTTTAATTCTACAGTGGAGCTAGTTTTGCAAGACACCAATCTCCTCACTGTTGAGTCGCACCCTTTCCATCTTCATGGCTATAACTTCTTTGTTGTTGGAACTGGGATCGGTAACTTTGATCCTTCAAAAGACCCAGCTAAATATAACTTAGTAGATCCTATTGAGAGGAACACTGTTGGGGTTCCCACTGGTGGCTGGACCGCAATTCGTTTCAGAGCTGATAATCCAG GTGTTTGGTTCATGCATTGTCATTTGGAGCTGCACACTGGTTGGGGATTGAAAACGGCGTTCCTCGTGGAAGATGGGCCAGGACAAGAACAATCTGTTGTGCCTCCACCAAAGGACCTTCCAACATGCTAG
- the LOC137810241 gene encoding laccase-11-like, whose protein sequence is MASLGCSMSALTFLFFVFVSLMSSSSEASIKKYQFDIQVANVSRLCHAKPIVTVNGRFPGPTIYANEGDRVLINVTNHAQYNISIHWHGLKQYRNGWADGPAYITQCPIQSGRSYTYDFNVTGQRGTLWWHAHILWLRATVYGAIVIMPTPGTPFPFPQPDREFEILLGEWWNNDVEEIEKQGNQMGLPPNMSDAHTINGKPGPLFPCSEKHTFAMEVEQGKTYLLRIINAALNDELFFAIAGHTLTVVEVDAVYTKPFTTQAILIAPGQTTNVLVQANQVAGRYFIATRAFMDAPIPVDNKTATAILQYKGIPNTVLPILPQLPASNDTRFALTYNKKLRSLNSARYPANVPLKVDRNLFYTIGLGQNSCPTCLNGTRILASLNNVSFVMPQTALLQAHHFNIKGVFRTDFPDHPPTPFNYTGAPLTANLATLTGTRVSKIAFNSTVELVLQDTNLLSVESHPFHLHGYNFFVVGTGVGNFDPAKDPAKYNLVDPIERNTVGVPTGGWTAFRFRADNPGVWFMHCHLELHTGWGLKTAFVVENGPGQEHSVLPPPKDLPTC, encoded by the exons ATGGCAAGCTTGGGGTGTTCCATGTCTGCCTTGACCTTTCTCTTCTTTGTCTTTGTTAGCTTAATGTCTTCTTCATCTGAAGCTTCCATAAAGAAATATCAGTTTGAT ATTCAAGTGGCGAATGTGAGTAGACTATGTCATGCAAAGCCCATTGTAACGGTAAATGGGAGGTTCCCAGGGCCAACTATATATGCCAATGAAGGAGATAGAGTGCTGATCAATGTTACCAATCATGCACAATACAACATCTCGATTCACTG GCATGGACTTAAACAATATCGTAATGGTTGGGCGGATGGACCAGCTTATATCACACAGTGTCCAATACAGTCAGGAAGAAGCTATACTTACGATTTCAATGTTACTGGTCAAAGAGGAACACTATGGTGGCATGCACACATTCTATGGCTGAGGGCCACTGTGTATGGTGCAATAGTGATTATGCCTACACCTGGAACACCATTTCCTTTCCCACAGCCAGACAGAGAATTTGAAATTCTCCTAG GTGAATGGTGGAACAATGACGTAGAAGAGATTGAAAAACAAGGGAACCAAATGGGGTTGCCACCAAATATGTCAGATGCACATACGATCAATGGGAAGCCAGGACCACTATTCCCGTGTTCTGAGAAGC ATACATTTGCAATGGAAGTAGAACAAGGGAAGACTTACCTTTTGAGAATTATCAATGCTGCCCTCAATGACGAGCTGTTCTTTGCCATTGCTGGTCACACTTTGACAGTTGTGGAGGTTGATGCTGTTTATACCAAACCCTTCACCACTCAAGCTATACTAATTGCACCTGGTCAAACCACAAACGTTCTGGTCCAAGCTAACCAAGTTGCAGGTAGATACTTCATAGCCACCAGGGCCTTTATGGATGCTCCAATTCCAGTTGACAACAAAACTGCCACAGCTATTCTCCAATACAAAGGCATCCCAAACACTGTCCTCCCCATCCTTCCACAGTTGCCGGCTAGCAATGACACACGTTTTGCTTTGACTTACAACAAGAAACTAAGGAGCCTGAACTCTGCTCGTTACCCTGCTAATGTTCCTCTCAAAGTTGATAGAAACCTTTTCTACACTATTGGTTTAGGCCAGAATTCTTGCCCCACATGCCTCAATGGGACTCGGATACTTGCTTCATTAAACAATGTATCTTTTGTGATGCCCCAAACAGCGCTTCTCCAAGCTCACCACTTCAATATCAAGGGGGTTTTCAGGACTGATTTCCCTGACCACCCTCCAACCCCTTTCAACTATACTGGTGCGCCACTAACCGCCAATCTTGCCACTTTAACTGGCACAAGGGTTAGTAAGATTGCTTTCAATTCCACTGTGGAGCTAGTTTTGCAGGACACCAATCTTCTCAGTGTTGAGTCACATCCATTCCATCTTCATGGCTATAACTTCTTTGTTGTTGGAACCGGGGTTGGTAACTTCGATCCCGCTAAAGACCCTGCCAAGTACAACTTGGTAGATCCTATTGAGAGGAACACAGTTGGGGTTCCTACGGGCGGTTGGACTGCATTTCGTTTTCGGGCAGATAATCCAG GTGTTTGGTTCATGCATTGTCATTTGGAGCTGCACACTGGTTGGGGGTTGAAAACGGCATTTGTTGTGGAAAATGGACCAGGACAAGAGCATTCTGTTCTGCCTCCACCGAAGGACCTACCAACATGCTAA
- the LOC137810243 gene encoding ultraviolet-B receptor UVR8, which translates to MWRSQELLRKLKPKAVSGVQLKWMSTVMCFGDGSQGAVGSPVGVGLHAYEPTPVATLPSDIVSVHAGHYHSLALTSHGHLWAWGRNNEAQLGRGPSSRESWHEAERVKGLENVNVCAAFASGVVSAAVGDDGSVWVWGKSKRGQLGLGENITEALLPTKIEALSGENVSKVSFGWGHALARTADGKLFGWGYSADGRIGKMGNRFDTSLLESTFQNSSQLSSSDLENAEKRVLQGMEQENDMPIVWEPRLVEELHGVHVLDIACGLDHSLVLCRDGVLLSCGSNVYGQLGRAEADLGILPVDMTVPPIFIAAGLGHSLAICQLGESDGSVGTTNIASWGWNLSSQLGRLGDGKVPSFIDVLNGENPVSVSAGRAHSLALTSKGELWLWGSGKSGRLGLASSADQVEPFCLDSLEGFQILQAVAGFDHNLVLVAG; encoded by the exons ATGTGGCGATCACAGGAGTTGTTGAGGAAGCTGAAACCGAAAGCGGTTAGTGGGGTCCAGCTGAAATGGATGAGCACGGTGATGTGTTTCGGTGACGGAAGCCAAGGAGCCGTTGGATCTCCGGTGGGTGTGGGACTCCACGCATACGAACCCACCCCTGTTGCTACTCTCCCTTCCGACATCGTTAGCGTCCACGCCGGACACTACCACTCCCTGGCCCTCACTTCTCACGGCCATCTCTGGGCCTGGGGCCGAAACAACGAGGCCCAACTCGGCCGCGGCCCATCCTCTAG AGAATCATGGCATGAGGCAGAGAGAGTGAAGGGGTTAGAGAATGTGAACGTGTGCGCTGCTTTTGCTTCGGGTGTTGTTTCCGCTGCCGTTGGGGATGACGGTTCGGTGTGGGTGTGGGGGAAGTCCAAACGCGGTCAACTTGGCCTCGGTGAAAATATCACCGAGGCTCTTTTGCCGACAAAAATTGAAGCGCTTTCTGGAGAAAACGTCTCAAAG GTCTCGTTTGGATGGGGACATGCTCTCGCTCGTACTGCTGATGGCAAGTTGTTTGGATGGGGTTATTCTGCGGACGGTAGGATAGGCAAAATGGGTAATCGCTTTGACACATCTCTGCTGGAATCCACGTTTCAGAATAGCTCACAACTCTCTAGTTCCGACCTCGAAAATGCTGAAAAGAGAGTCTTGCAAGGAATGGAACAGGAGAATGACATGCCAATAGTATGGGAGCCCCGCTTGGTGGAAGAATTGCATGGTGTTCATGTTCTGGACATTGCATGTGGCCTTGATCATTCTCTGGTTCTTTGCC GTGACGGTGTGCTCTTGAGCTGTGGGAGCAACGTGTATGGCCAGTTGGGTCGAGCTGAAGCAGATTTGGGGATTTTGCCCGTTGATATGACCGTCCCTCCCATTTTTATTGCAGCAGGGCTTGGACATTCATTGGCAATATGCCAGCTAGGTGAATCAGATGGTAGTGTGGGGACTACAAACATTGCTTCATGGGGATGGAACCTTAGTTCTCAGCTTGGGAGGCTCGGGGATGGAAAAGTACCCTCTTTCATTGATGTATTGAATGGGGAAAACCCTGTCTCGGTTTCAGCAGGGCGTGCACACTCCCTTGCTCTCACGTCCAAAGGGGAATTGTGGTTGTGGGGCTCTGGTAAAAGTGGCAGACTTGGATTAGCTAGTTCTGCTGACCAAGTGGAGCCATTTTGCCTTGATTCCTTGGAgggttttcaaattttacagGCCGTGGCGGGGTTTGATCATAATCTGGTCCTAGTTGCTGGCTGA
- the LOC137810245 gene encoding putative glucose-6-phosphate 1-epimerase, translated as MAMVSMAFSVQTPTLPNRCRFNRRRGMAYASLSNKASASLGVRLTEGEGNLPKLVLSSPAGSEVEIYLFGGCITSWKVPSGKDLLFVRPDAVFNQKKPISGGVPHCFPQFGPGPIQQHGFARNMDWTVVDSESAEGNPVVTLELKDAPYSRAIWDFSFHALFKVALNAKSLSTELTVKNTDSKAFSFSTALHTYFRASASDASVKGLQGCKTLNKNPDPKSPVEGTEERDVVTFPGFVDCVYLDASSELQLDNGLGDLISIKNTNWSDAVLWNPYLQMEACYKDFVCVENAKIGSVQLEPEQTWTAVQHLSTA; from the exons ATGGCGATGGTTTCCATGGCATTCAGTGTCCAAACTCCCACCCTCCCCAACCGCTGCCGATTTAACAG GCGTCGTGGAATGGCGTATGCAAGCTTGAGCAACAAAGCAAGTGCATCTTTGGGTGTGCGACTGACAGAAGGAGAGGGGAATTTGCCCAAGCTTGTGCTCTCTTCTCCGGCTGGTAG TGAGGTTGAGATATACCTCTTCGGAGGCTGCATTACCTCTTGGAAGGTTCCCAGTGGCAAGGACCTCCTCTTTGTTCGCCCTGACGCTGTTTTTAACCAGAAGAAACCCATAAG TGGAGGCGTTCCGCATTGTTTTCCACAGTTTGGTCCTGGTCCAATTCAGCAG CATGGGTTTGCACGGAATATGGATTGGACTGTTGTTGATTCTGAAAGCGCAGAAGGAAATCCTGTTGTAACTCTGGAACTGAAGGATGCTCCTTATAGTCGTGCTATTTGGGATTTCAGCTTCCATGCTTTATTCAAG GTCGCACTAAATGCTAAAAGTCTTTCAACCGAGTTAACAGTTAAAAATACAGACAGTAAAGCATTCTCATTTAGTACTGCCTTGCACACATATTTTCGA GCTTCTGCTAGTGATGCATCTGTAAAGGGGTTGCAAGGTTGCAAAACTTTGAACAAAAATCCAGATCCTAAGAGTCCAGTGGAGGGGACGGAAGAGAG GGATGTGGTCACTTTCCCTGGATTTGTAGATTGTGTTTACCTTGATGCTTCCAGTGAGTTGCAACTTGACAATGGTTTGGGTGATCTAATATCTATCAAGAACACAAA TTGGTCAGATGCTGTGTTGTGGAATCCTTATCTTCAAATGGAGGCATGTTATAAAGATTTTGTTTGTGTCGAAAATGCTAAG ATTGGAAGTGTCCAGCTAGAGCCAGAACAGACTTGGACAGCTGTGCAGCACCTTAGCACAGCTTGA
- the LOC137810242 gene encoding pentatricopeptide repeat-containing protein At5g66520: MLLLSPNAEQTQVLLERCSNIKELMQIHGRLFKKGTFRNHLTVSRLLASYARIELGNLAYTRMVFDRISLPNTVIWNAMIRAYSNSNDPEAALLLYHQMLHNSVPHNSYTFPFLLKACSALSAFEETMQLHAHIIKMGFGSEVYAANSLLRAYAISGNIHSAHVLFNQLPSPDVVSWNTMIDGYTKFGNVDMAYKIFQAMPAKNVISWTTMIVGGVRAGMHKEALSLLRQMLVAGIKPDSITLSCSLSACAGLGALEQGEWIHTYVEKNEIKIDEILGCVLIDMYVKCGEMEKALLVFSKLEKKCVCAWTAIISGFAIHGKGREALDWFTQMQLAGTKPNSITFTAILTACSHAGLTKEGKSLFESMSSVYNIKPTTEHYGCMVDLLGRAGLLKEARKFIESMPVKPTAAIWGALLNACQQHNHFELGKVIGKILIKLDPDHSGRYIHLASIYAAAGEWNQAVRVRSQIKHRGLLNQPGCSSITLNGVVHEFFAGDRSHPRIQEIYDMPNHLANRYVN, translated from the coding sequence ATGCTGCTCCTTTCACCAAATGCGGAGCAGACCCAGGTCTTATTGGAGAGATGTTCAAATATAAAAGAACTGATGCAGATTCATGGCCGATTGTTTAAAAAAGGCACCTTCAGGAACCATTTAACAGTAAGCAGGCTCTTGGCTTCATATGCAAGAATAGAGTTGGGTAACTTAGCCTACACTCGTATGGTTTTTGACAGAATAAGCTTACCTAATACTGTCATATGGAACGCCATGATCAGAGCATACTCAAATAGTAATGACCCAGAAGCAGCGCTCCTTTTGTACCATCAAATGCTTCACAATTCGGTGCCTCACAATTCTTACACTTTCCCTTTCCTTCTGAAAGCATGTTCTGCTCTCTCAGCCTTTGAAGAAACCATGCAACTCCACGCTCACATTATCAAAATGGGTTTTGGTTCGGAGGTTTATGCCGCAAACTCTCTCCTTCGTGCGTATGCAATTTCGGGCAACATCCATTCTGCACACGTTCTATTCAATCAGCTTCCCTCACCGGATGTTGTTTCTTGGAACACAATGATTGATGGGTACACAAAATTTGGAAACGTAGACATGGCCTACAAGATTTTTCAAGCGATGCCTGCGAAGAATGTCATCTCTTGGACAACCATGATTGTTGGGGGTGTTAGGGCAGGCATGCACAAAGAAGCTTTGTCACTTCTTCGGCAAATGCTGGTTGCAGGCATCAAACCTGATAGTATAACTCTCAGTTGCTCCCTTTCAGCATGTGCAGGCCTTGGTGCATTGGAGCAAGGCGAGTGGATTCACACCTATGTTGAAAAAAACGAAATAAAAATAGATGAAATTTTGGGTTGTGTTCTTATAGACATGTATGTTAAATGTGGTGAAATGGAAAAGGCCCTACTAGTGTTCAGTAAGTTGGAGAAGAAATGTGTCTGTGCTTGGACGGCAATAATCAGTGGCTTTGCAATCCATGGAAAGGGTAGAGAAGCCCTAGATTGGTTTACCCAAATGCAGCTAGCAGGAACTAAGCCAAACTCGATCACTTTTACGGCAATTCTGACTGCATGCAGTCATGCAGGACTAACTAAAGAAGGAAAATCCCTGTTTGAGAGCATGAGTTCTGTTTACAATATTAAACCCACTACGGAGCATTATGGATGCATGGTGGACCTTTTGGGTCGTGCAGGGTTGTTGAAAGAAGCAAGGAAGTTCATAGAGTCCATGCCCGTAAAGCCAACTGCTGCAATATGGGGAGCACTGCTCAATGCTTGCCAACAGCACAACCATTTTGAGCTTGGTAAAGTGATTGGCAAAATTCTGATAAAGTTGGACCCTGATCATAGTGGCCGGTATATTCATTTGGCAAGCATATATGCTGCAGCCGGAGAATGGAACCAAGCAGTCAGAGTGAGAAGCCAGATCAAACATAGAGGACTGCTAAATCAACCAGGATGCAGTAGCATCACCCTGAATGGGGTTGTCCACGAGTTCTTTGCAGGGGATCGATCCCACCCACGTATCCAAGAGATATATGACATGCCTAATCATCTTGCCAATAGATATGTTAACTGA